Part of the Candidatus Rokuibacteriota bacterium genome, CGATGGACGCGATGTGCGTACGGGTCTCCAGGGCAGCGCTGCCGATGTGGGGTGTCAGCACCACGTTCGAGAGGCTCAGGAGCCGCGGCTCGACCCGGGGCTCGTGTTCGTAGACATCGAGGGCAGCCCCGGCGATCTGCTTCCGCTCGAGGGCGTCCGCCAGGGCCTGCTCATCGACGATCGGACCCCTGGCGGTGTTCACGAGGTAGGCCGAGGGGCGCATCAGCCCGAGCTGCCGGCGCCCGATGAGATGGACGGTCTCCGGCGTCAACGCCACGTTGACGGAGACGAAGTCCGACTCTCCGAGGAGATCATCCAGCGGTCGGTACGCGGCCCCCAGGGCGGACTCGCGCGAGGCGTCCAGCCGATTGCGCTTGGTATAGAGGATCCGCATGCCGAAGCCCTGAGCCCGCCGCGCGACGGCTTCGCCGATTCTGCCGAGGCCCACGATGCCCAGCGTCTTGCCGTTCACCTCGCCTCCGACGAGATACATGGACTGCGCTCCCGGGAAGAGGCCGGAGCGGACGGCGCCGTCCGCTTCCACGACCCGCCGGGCCACAGTCATGAGCAGCGCCCAGTGCAGGTCGGCCGTCGCCTCAGTGACAACGGGAGGAATCGTGGTCACGGGGATCCGCCGCGCCGTCGCGGCCGCCATGTCGATCCCCGCAGGAATAATGGCCATCGAAGCGATCAGCTTGAGCTTCGGGCTTTCATTGATCACCTCGGCGTCCACGCGGTCGTGAAGGAGGCACAAGAGGTACTCGTTCCGCGTGAGCGCCGCCATCAGCTCCGACTTCG contains:
- a CDS encoding D-glycerate dehydrogenase, producing the protein MAPTIFVTQPIPENALARLRKLGKVELNPDPLHIITKSELMAALTRNEYLLCLLHDRVDAEVINESPKLKLIASMAIIPAGIDMAAATARRIPVTTIPPVVTEATADLHWALLMTVARRVVEADGAVRSGLFPGAQSMYLVGGEVNGKTLGIVGLGRIGEAVARRAQGFGMRILYTKRNRLDASRESALGAAYRPLDDLLGESDFVSVNVALTPETVHLIGRRQLGLMRPSAYLVNTARGPIVDEQALADALERKQIAGAALDVYEHEPRVEPRLLSLSNVVLTPHIGSAALETRTHIASIVAENIVAVIEGRRPPNLYNPEVYA